The following are encoded in a window of Candidatus Margulisiibacteriota bacterium genomic DNA:
- the truA gene encoding tRNA pseudouridine(38-40) synthase TruA, which produces MNHRLIVQYDGAGFEGFASQPHKRTVQDELGKALAVLYKRPVKVLGTSRTDSGVHAIAQVVSFQAEPYIPFKKLPLALNSLLPDNIRVIKARKAPDDFIPRFAAKNKTYEYLIFNGGPMPPAVRCFAWQVKSKLDLEAMRQGGRLLKGKHDFSAFCNTGGDKKNTVRNLKNVLIKRKKFKLWDGFIVDLISLKFQADGFLYRMVRNLVGTLVDIGAGKLEVKRLPSLIKKGDRRLAGRTAPPQGLCLIKVNY; this is translated from the coding sequence GCTTTGCTTCCCAGCCGCATAAAAGGACAGTTCAGGACGAGTTGGGGAAAGCCTTGGCTGTTTTATATAAGCGACCGGTCAAGGTTTTAGGGACCTCCCGGACCGATTCGGGTGTTCATGCGATCGCCCAGGTCGTCAGTTTTCAAGCTGAGCCTTATATTCCTTTTAAAAAACTTCCTCTGGCGCTTAATTCTTTGCTGCCCGACAACATCAGGGTAATTAAAGCGCGGAAGGCGCCCGATGACTTTATCCCCCGCTTTGCCGCGAAAAATAAAACCTACGAATATTTGATCTTTAATGGCGGGCCAATGCCGCCGGCAGTCAGGTGTTTTGCCTGGCAGGTCAAATCAAAGCTCGATCTGGAGGCGATGCGGCAGGGGGGGAGGTTGCTGAAGGGGAAGCATGATTTTTCCGCTTTTTGCAATACAGGAGGGGATAAAAAAAACACTGTTCGTAATTTGAAAAATGTTCTGATCAAACGGAAGAAATTTAAACTTTGGGACGGTTTTATCGTTGACTTGATCAGCCTAAAATTCCAGGCGGATGGATTTCTCTACCGGATGGTCCGCAACCTGGTCGGTACTTTGGTCGATATTGGCGCTGGAAAGCTTGAGGTCAAGAGGCTTCCTTCGCTCATCAAAAAAGGGGATCGGCGGCTGGCCGGCCGGACCGCCCCTCCGCAGGGCCTTTGTTTGATTAAAGTAAATTATTAA